The Gigantopelta aegis isolate Gae_Host chromosome 3, Gae_host_genome, whole genome shotgun sequence genome segment ccCACACTTAAAAATGAGGATGGTACGAGGTATAGGTATTGTGTGGTGAgtaacacaaaaaaaaagaaaaaaaaaaaaaaagagagaaaaaaagccaTTGCCTAGACACTGTGCTGGGGTTAAACAGTTTCAAGTGTCATAGACTGGTTTTCTTCCAAAGGTACATGCATATAATTAATGGGCATTGCAGTAACGCTTAGTCATTGTAAAAATAGATGTCATGTGATACCGCCTCACGTGAGAATGATCTTGCCAATTCAAGTGAGGCCAGGCGTGCAATTCGGCCATGATGCTAGTACACCGTCACAAAAAAGAACTGAAAAGTCGCTGCCCGTTTCAATTCTATGGCGCATTGTTATACAGCATATCAAGTTGAGAAACGAAGacacatattttaatctttgttattcTGACAATGATTCAAGTCTCTCATCAAGTCTTAAGGCTGTTCCATTATTATGATAATAGAGTGAGGTATtataaacaagcattttgagagtactgctataAGCAATACATATTCCCTATAGCTACCGGGTCCCACACATTTTCGTATCTTCTAAGTGtaagagccataactctgtgaaaaacaGGTAGATCATCATGAAGTCTGTAGCAGTacaccatagtttgacacccaacagccgatgtatttttcgtgctggggtgtcgttaaacatctaatctaatctaatctaatttAATCTAATCAGTAGCAGTACATATTAAAGCTAGACATAAAGTTTCTTGAGGCATTCCGAAAACAAAATgcagaaaacaaacttttgtatctcctaagttcaagggccataaccctgtcaaaaatgggtaaatcgccatgaaagacAAATTTCTTCTGTAGCAGTACATATTAAAGctagacagacggacggacaaaaGGAGGGTGACGAAACCTATTGTCCTCTCCTGGAGGACCGGTAGAAAACTAATTAGACcgaatatttctgtctctgtaaagctttatttaacgttttatttaaaaaaaataataatttgtctatcttatatatatatatatatatatatatatatatatatatatatatatatatatatactcgcggaaaaaagttcctgtgcaccaaatgattggatatagaatataatttacttgaaatctggttaTAACAATTTCAGTAACTGAACGTGTAATCACTCCCGTCGATATTCCAGCGGTGTCCTGTCAATTGCAGGAACTATTCATACTTTGTGATCACACGTTGCttctgtttgacgtcatttttcttatcattggactttaaaactattgtatggattctcatcactcagaaaaatatttttgttggtatctgatcgtcgtcagtgtgatgCCACGCCTCCCAGAAAATGGACTCCTTCGAACGATGGGTATGATTGAGGTTATAACGGCACAAACGCTGTTGCTAGTAATTTTGGTattcattggtgttcatcagaacactatgcaatatctgcggagatgttctcgacagtttaggggTGCTAGAGATCTTCCATGTTTAAGGAGTCGACACGTGACGCCACGTCAGCAAATCGTCAGTATTAAGCGGGTGcacatatggaatcatttggaaatgatacGTTTAACATCCTAATGCATGTCTAAGCtaaggccaatcagtggaagaaatgaacgcaaccgattaggtgataacaaagtacgaccatgaccgtACATCAGTACGTTGTTCTGTTCCATCATCACCGACGGCTCACCAAACATTGTGTAGACAGTACTTCAGGTTCAGAAGGCAGGAGAGGATCACCatatttttaacagataaatagtacatctatgtaaatcacaatatttttaaatttaaaagtcctactgaaattttaatgatgtacaggaacttttttccgtaAGTATATATAACTTATGTTCAAAGccattgatataaatataaaattgacaaatcattaaaaaataaaaataaaacatgaattaaAGCTTTACAATAAATCAGTGGTGTTATTGTAGGAATAGGCCTTAAGACAGGTAGGTACGAGGTTCGCACGAATTTTAATGTCTCAATGGGAGACAACTACACCGAACCATTAATGTACCGTCCTGGCCTGTCCCGAAGTGAGTGCTAaatacagcgtgcttgaaacttacttggatataagctcgGAAACAAGTGGAAACAACTAAATAACTAACTAAACAGACACACGTGTACGTCACAACATAAACATATAAACGAAACCAGGCAGGATCTAGCCCAGATTGTAGagcgttcgcctgaggtgctcgTGTCGTAGGATGatgattgaaccacctcagtgggcccattttataattgtttgtttcccgtcccaaccagtgccccacgactggtatatcaaaggccgtggtaacaaacgtgtatattaaagatccctttctgttaatggaaaaatgtaacggattACCTTTAAgactatgttttaaaaatttaccaaAATGTTACAGTCAATGTTTAACCGCTACACCACCAAGGATGTTATTGTCCTTCAAagtattgttgtttttcaaatacTGACACGTCATATAACTGTTGTTTGGGTTCTCTTTTCAGCgctgggggcgggatgtagcccagtggtaatgcactgTCCGTCGGGAATAGATTCCAATCCCTGTAGGTGGGCTCATttggctatttcacgttccagccattgcaccacgactggtatatcaaaggccgtggtacgtgctattctgtgggatggtgcatataaaagataccttgctactcatgggaaaaatgtagcggagtttctctctaagactaaatcaaaattaccaaatgtttgacatccaatagccgatgattaataaactaatgtgctctagtggtatcgctaaacaaaaaaaaacctttacttTTTTAAACTCTTTTTCAGCGCTGTGCATATTGGGATATGTTGCATCAAATAATGGCGAAAGCAGACATCACCGCGGTCGATCGGAAACTGACTTCCGGCAGATGATGCACCGCCAGAGACAGGACGGACAGCTGGACGACCGGGCCGTGCGCGAATACTGCGAACAGATGCTGAGGTATCACCAGATTGTGCAGAATATCCGGGACAACCCTTCCGATGCAGGACGTTACCGAGAAGAACTCCGACTACACCACCAGGCAATGCACGGACAAGGATTTGGACGGCGCCAGGAACGGTTCCACCATGGGAGATCCCACCACGGAGGGTCCCGCCATGGAAGATTTCGTGATATGATGGGCCATCGTTTGTCCAGCCATCACGGACATCATAGATCGAGAGGCTTTAGAGGCATGGAACATAACGTCTGCGACCAGTACAGGGGAATGCAGCAATCTGCAGGACAACGTAGAGGATACAGGACGGAAAGGGGGCGTCCTGCGGTTGGTAAGGATTGTACAGAAATGATAATCTGTATATCATTTATTGCCTTTAAAATGCGCCATtcacagaacaaaattaaactTCCTCTagtccccacccccacaccataCCCAGCAAAACACCAACATcgaagaaaaagaagacaaaatgtCTGGTCcgactgggctatttctcgtcacagacactgcatcacgattggtatatcaaaggccgttatatgtgctatcctgtctgttggatggtgcttataaaatatcctttgctattaatggacaaACGTAGTgcatttcctctgaagactacgagtcaaaattaccaaatatttgacatctaatagaagatgattaataaatcaatgcgctctaatggtgtcgttaaataacatacactttaacttttttcacgAGTCTGGAGAGACGTCCACTTTGCTACTCTCTTCCACCTCGTCTTATGTGCTCATGgtaatagtagaacgatcacaTAACAAATATtagtgggggcgggacgtagctcagtggtaaattAAAGCttttgcctgatgcgcgatcggtctaggatcaatcctcgtcagtgggcccaattagctatttctcgttccagtcactagtgtaacaaaggtcttggtatgtactatcctgtctgagggatactgcatataaaatattccttgctgctaatcggaaaaagtagcccattaCGTGCCGGCTACGGATTTTCTCTCTatttatctgtgttgtccttaaccatatttcttaCGCAATGagactgtaattaaaatgtgttgagtacatcgttaaatacaacatttccccCTTTATCTTtcatggggcgagacgtagcccagtggtaagcacTCACTTGaaacgcggtcggtctgggatcgatccccgtcggtggccccattgggctatatctcgttcctgctagtgcactacgactggtatatcacagacAGTGGTTTTTGcaattctgtctgtgggatggtgcaaataaaacatcccttgctacgaatggaaaagtatagctggttttctctctaagactagatgtgaaaattaccaaatgtttgacatccaacagccgatgattaataaatcaatgtgctctagtggtgtcgttaaacaaaacacactttaactttatctttcataaatattacttggaaaacaaaacaaaacatgcatcACGCACTACatctatttacaaaacattaaacGATCGACTTAGACTCGGCGTTAAATACTCGaaaggtatattatatattctgtaCGAATTTTAACATCAATATTTTGTCTTGTTTCAGACCAGGACTTCCAGGACGACATAACCTTGAATAACATGGCTAACATGGGCAACAACGCTCGACAAGTCCATAAGAAAAAATAAACTGTCCAAAAATACCATtctttgtatactagtatttatacTGTACCATTTTTACTAACCAGTATAATTTGGACACATTTCGATCGCCGTTACATAAGAAGATGATTTATCATTTTGAGTACGTCAAATCTCTAACATCAATTATTTCTGCACATAGCAACAAGGCAAGCAATTAATTTGTGACGTTGTTAAATGGACATGAACTGGAACTGTTTGTGGTGCTATTATATACACTTGTACCTGGAGATGAACACACGATGtgtaaacagaaacaaatataatCAATACACTGCAGGTTGCTAttgagtaataataaaaatgtcaaaaactcaacatttgatttttttcaaacaatatGTATCTATTATACAATAATTTTAGTGTTCCAAACATCATATAATCACATAGAtgtacattcttttattcacaCATACAACAATGAGCCATATCTGTATTCGTAACAATGCATAGAATAAACAtcttttctcttctcttttattcagttttgttaaggtgttaaagggacattcctgagtttgctgcactttttaagatgttatcgactaacagagactttttaacgattgtaattacatcaaatgtattttttctgcataaaatattagtggctgtatattaaacgtgttaaatttcatcttatttcttaaaatatagttttttcgtacgtacgaaatcatttgaagacaaaatccactttgggcttcttacaaatattaggacgaccagaaacacattgaatatacagacactgatattctaaacaagaaaatatatttaatatgtaagtttaatcgtagaactattttattagtcggaaacatcttacaatgcagcaaactcatgaatgtcccGTTAAAAATGAGTAATTGTAATGTATAAAATGATCGGCAATCCAAATACACATGTCCGTATTCGTATTAAAAATGTTCTGCTCTGTGCATGAAAGTGAGATACTATTaaaggtatattttaatttgtatgcaTCCTTTTATGCGTGTtctttgtataataattatgtacattaatatttatattattacagataAGCCGCGTGCACACTAGCCGTTTTCTTTCATAATTCCTGTAAGGAATGGCGTATGtacttttatattgtattttatattacattttattactgtGTGCATAAAGTGagactcatttcatttcatcttatttttgtgcttatagccaattaaggttcaagcactctgtcctggcACACAccgcagctatctgggctgtctgtccaggacagtgggttagttgttagtggttagtgagagagaagagggtgtagtggccttacactacccactgagttgttaaaactcgctctaggtgggagccggtactgggatgcgaaccctgtacttaccatccttatatccgatggcttaaccacgacaccaccgaggccggtcaagtgAGACTCAAATCaaatgtctttctgtctgtctgtctctctgtcttcctctctgtctgtgtgtctatatatctTTTTCTATGTCAAGCATTGCTGTCACAAAACCTGCTGATTCATTAGCTCAACTACTAATCGTGTATTCGTAACTGCGTTTATGAACGACTAAGAACCCGTTTTTGTCACACCGCTATATGCGAGGTAATATGAGATATGATAACGGGGACACGTCCACGAAAATATGCTCGACTCTTCGAACCGTTTAGGAACACGTTCCATGCACCAGACCAGTGATTACAATACACGGTATAATTAGAACACACGATATAAGTACGTGTTACGCTATAATCCGTTTTCGTCAAAAGGGAATCgatagaaattttaaaataaaaaaataaactcttTATTAACTCCACTGCAAAAAGTAaaatctttctaaaaaaaaaaatttttaattccAAATGGACtattcacccacccacccatattATTTTTTGATTATTGGATTTTTTTGTCTTGTAATATTTACAAAGCCCCTTCGTTTTgttctggtggtggtggtggatttttaaaatttattta includes the following:
- the LOC121367874 gene encoding uncharacterized protein LOC121367874 codes for the protein MMMMMMWSLIALCILGYVASNNGESRHHRGRSETDFRQMMHRQRQDGQLDDRAVREYCEQMLRYHQIVQNIRDNPSDAGRYREELRLHHQAMHGQGFGRRQERFHHGRSHHGGSRHGRFRDMMGHRLSSHHGHHRSRGFRGMEHNVCDQYRGMQQSAGQRRGYRTERGRPAVDQDFQDDITLNNMANMGNNARQVHKKK